Part of the Tetragenococcus koreensis genome, AATTTTAGGTTGGGATGCTGCTGGCATCGTAGAAGAAGTAGGGGAAAATTGCACTCTATTTCAACCTGGCGATGAAGTTTTTTATGCTGGTGCTGCCAATCGTCAAGGAGCAAATAGCGAATTTCACTTAGTCGATGAACGAATTGTCGGAAAAAAACCAAGTACCTTGGATTTTGCGGCCACAGCCTCTTTACCGCTGACTTCCTTAACCGCTTATGAAGCATTATTTGAGCATTTAGGACTTACTCAAAACAAAAGCGAAAATGTCGGTAAAAAATTATTAATCGTTAACGGCGCTGGCGGTGTTGGTTCTGTAGCCATTCAATTAGCAAAAAGCATAGACTTGACTGTAGTTGCAACTGCCTCTCGGCCAGAAACTCGCGATTGGGTGAAAAAACAAGGCGCAGACTTTGTGATTGACCATCACCAAGACTTTGCACCCCAATTACAAAAAATAAACATGACCGAAGTTGATTACATTCTTTGTTTACATTCGACAGAGTTACATTGGTCAGCAATGGCAGATGTTATTGCTCCTTTAGGGAAAATTTGCTCCATTGTGGAAACTGAAAAACCTGTTGAATTAGGTTTGTTAAAAGACAAAAGCGCAACATTTACTTGGGAATTTATGTTTACCAAATCGAACTATCAAACGAACTTAATAACCCAACATAATTTTTTAAATGATATTGCGCGCATGATTGATGCAAAAGAAATTCATGCAACTATCAACCAAAATTACGGTCCTATCAATGCAGAAAATTTGAAGAAGGCACACAAACAATTGGAATCAGACACTACCATTGGAAAAATCGTTTTAGAAAACTTTGCATAACTAATAAAAACGGGGATTGAGACAGTGACTACTGCACTGCTTCAATCCCCGTTATAAAATTCTACTAAACTTTATGTGCCGCTAGTATCAACATCATCGGCCGACGTAATTCTTCTTGCATTTCTTTACTTGCATCTAACATTTCTTGTGGCGGCTTTGGCTCAACCAAATCATCAAGAACAAACCCTTGTTTAAGTAATGTCTGGACGTAGGTAGTTAAGCTACGATGATATTTTGTAATTGAAAAGCCTAAAAAATCAGTGCTCCTAGCTCCCTCAGAAAAATAACGATCTACTGGCCAATGGCTAATTTTTCCATCTGAATCAGTTATCCACTGTTCAGAACCTTGCGCCGTAAAAATAGGATGCTCAACGCTCATCACCAGTTTCCCGCCAGGTGCAAGTTGCCCATAGATTCCCTTGATTAAACCAAGATAGTCTTTAACATAATGGATCGCTAGTGAACTAATAATGACATCAAAAGTCTGATTCAGTTATTCTAATCCAAACATATCCATTACTTTATATTGGACATTCATATTTTGGGTCATGGTTTGTGCTTGCTGAATCATTTTTTCTGAATTATCAATGCCAACTACTTGCTTAGCACCATTATCAGCCGCATATCTGCAATGCCAGCCATAACCGCAGCCTAAGTCTAGGACTGTTTTTCCAACAAAGTTGGGAAATACTTCTTTTAAACGATGCCACTCTCCTGCTCCCTTTAGACCGTATTTTGAACGATCCATTTCGGCATAAGCATTAAAAAAATTGGGATCGTCGTAATTTGATCGCATTTTTTCCCTTCTTTCCTAAAATTGTCATCACTGAAATCGCAAAAACCGAGGCATTTATCCTCACTTCGTTCAAACGCAGTTTACATAATAAGCGTTTCAAATAGATGTGGTTGAACGGTCGGTTTCTCCCATGGACATTTTTTCAAAAGCAGTTTCAGCGATTTCATTTTTTGGCATTTTTTCTTTTATCCGTTTGAGACATTCATTATGGTCATGCTTGCGTGCTATACACTGATAACGCCCAAAAAGCAATATAGAATGATGGGCTGGATACCACATTTCTTCCGGAAGTTTCTCTGAGATGATTTTTTCTATCTCTTCTACAGAAGCATCTGGAAAAACAAAATGCAGTTTTTTCGTCACACGATTGACATGCGTATCTACAGCAAAAGCAGGTATATTAAAACCGTTCGTTAAAACAACATTCGCCGTTTTTCTACCAACACCTGGTAAAGAAATTAAATCCTCTCGATTAGCCGGAACTTGCCCCTCAAATTTTTCTAATAAAGCATTGCTCATATTTTTTAAAAATTTCGCTTTGTTATTAGACAAGCCAATGCTTCGGATATTTTTTTGAATTTCTTCTAAAGAAGCATCAGCCATTTTCTCAGGCGTTGGGAAATTTTCAAACAATTTTGGTGTTGCTTTATTGACGGATATGTCGGTTGTTTGCGCACTTAAAATAACAGCACATAACAGTTGAAAATTCGTTTCATAATTTAATTCTGTTCCCTTTTTAGGATAAAGTTTGATAATTGCTTGAACAGCTTCGGTTAATTCTTTAACATTTAGTAAAATTTCTCCAGACACATGATCCTTCCCTTCTGTTTTATATAATTAAATCCTAGCCTTTTTTCCTAGACTCGTCAACTTTTGTCCTGTATATCAGAGACGCTAAAAAAATATCTATCAAGAATAGTCCATGTGACCTCTTGATAGATATTTCATATTAAGCGACTGCTTTTTTCATTTCTCTTGTTTGGGTTTTCGTTTCTTTTGTTTTGGCTGGTTTGAATCCTTTCAAACGCAGGGCATTTAGTAAGACAGAAACAGAACTTAAACTCATCGCAGCCCCAGCAAACATAGGGTTAAGTAACGGTCCGCCAAATAAGAGTAAGACGCCCATTGCAACCGGGATGCCAATTGTATTATAAGCAAAAGCCCAAAATAGATTTTGTTTAATGTTTTTAATGGTGGCTCGACTCAATTCAACCGCTGTTGGTACGTCCATCAAGTCACTACGCATCAACACAATATCAGCAGATTCAATCGCAACATCTGTACCAGAGCCAATCGCCACACCTACATTGGATTGCGCTAAAGCAGGCGCGTCATTGATGCCATCACCGACCATCGCGACATGAAGCCCTTCATTTTGTAAGTTTTGTACTTCATTGGCTTTATCTTCAGGTAAAACTTCACTAAAGACCCGATCAATTCCAACTTGTTTCGCAATGGCTTCAGCTGTCCGTTTGTTATCACCTGTAATCATCGCAACTTGCAAGCCCATACTATGCAGTTTATCAATCGCTGCAATACTATTTTCTTTGATCGTATCTGCCACTGCCACAATGCCAATCAATTGACTATCAGCTGCAATAAACATCGGCGTTTTTCCTTCACCAGCTAATCGATCGGAAACTTCTTGCGCATCTAACATCGCAATTTCATTTTCTGTCATTAATTTTTTATTTCCCAATAAAATCGTTTGATTATCTACCATAACTTGAATACCATGCCCTGGAATCGATTGGAAATCTTTGACCGCTTGTAATTTTAATTTGCTTTCTTTAGCACTTTCCACGATGGCTTCGCCTAGTGGATGCTCAGAACCTGTTTCAGAAGCAGCCGCTAATGCTAAAACCTCTTCTTTTTGATAGCCGTTGTAGTTAATAATATCGGTAACAATAGGTTTTCCTTCTGTAATCGTTCCTGTTTTATCAAATACAATGGTTTGGACCTTTTGAGCTTCTTCCAGTGCGTCTCCGCTTTTGATCAAGACACCATTTTCAGCGCCTTTTCCAGTTCCTACCATGATAGCTGTAGGAGTAGCTAGGCCTAAAGCACAAGGACAAGCAATCACTAAAACGGAAATGGTAATCGTTAAAGCAAAAACCCACGACTCTTGCCCTAAAAAGAACCAAGCTAAGCCAGAAAGCACAGCTAAACCAATCACAATAGGTACAAATACCCCCGAAACTTTATCCGCTAATTTAGCAATCGGTGCTTTTGAACCTTGGGCATCTTCTACCAATTTAATAATTTGTGATAAAGTCGTGTCTTTTCCTACTTTAGTTGCTTTAAAGCGGAAAGAACCATTTTTATTGATACTTGCGCCCACGACATTGTCACCCATATTTTTTTCAATCGGGATGCTTTCACCAGTAATCATTGATTCATCGACGGCTGAACTTCCTTCAACCAATACGCCATCAACTGGAATTTTATCCCCTGGGCGAACGACAACAATGTCGTCCGTCATTACTTCATCAATCGAAATTTCTTTTTCTTCCTCATTACGGATCACACGCGCTGTCTTGGGCGCTAATCCCATCAGTTTTTTAATGGCATCTGATGTTTTCCCTTTTGAAACGGCTTCTAAATATTTACCTAAAGTAATTAATGTTAAAATAACAGCCGCAGATTCAAAGTATAAATCAGGATGTCCGTGATGAACTTCTACCCGACCAATCGCTAGAAGCGCCGTCATCACAATGCCTTGTAATAACGCAGCAGTGGTTCCAATTGCGATTAACGAGTCCATATTAGGATGGCCTTTAAACAATGATTTAAAGCCTACTGTGTAAAAGGAACGTCCTAAATAAATAACGGGTAAGGTTAAAGCCAATTGAGTCGCTGCAAATGTAATCGTATGTTGCATCGGATCGAGGAATTCAGGAAGCGGCAATCCACCAAATGGAAGCATTGGACCCATCGCAATATATAATAGTGGTACGGTAAAAATAGCCGACCCTACGAACCGAATCCACAGATCTTTCATGTGTTTTTGTTTTTTATCTGTATCATCAGTCACGTTTGTGTTAGTAGTTTCAACTGCAGCTTGATAACCTGCATCCTGCACCGCTTTGACTATATCGCCTGCTGTGATGACATCTTCATCGTAGCTGACATTCATTTTTTCAGTGGCTAAATTAACTGCGACATCGTCAACGCCCGCCACTTTCCCTACGCTTTTTTCAATCGCTTGTACACATGAAGCGCAGGTCATTCCTTCAATTTCAAAAGACTGTGTTGCAATATTTTTAAGTGCCTTATAACCCGCATTTGAAACAGCATCTTCAATGTCTTTTCCGGCAACTACAGTTGAGTCGTAAGAAACATCCATTTTTTCAGTGGCTAAATTGACCGCAACATCGTCAACACCGCTAAGTTTTCCTACACTTTTTTCAACAGCTTGGACACATGAAGCACAGGTCATTCCTTCTATGTTATATGTATCTTTCAACAAGTTTTTCATCCTCCTTGTAAAAGATTGAGGCTAGTACAAAAGCTTTCATCGGCTATGATACCTTTGATGTATCGTTACTGAAAATAAATGAACGCTAACCTCAATCAATTACTAGCTACTCTTTTTCCGCTGTATAACCTGCTTCACTCACAGCATCTTCAATATTTTCAGATTGCACGGCATTTTCATCAAACGTGATTGTTAACCTTTTTGTGTCTACATTCGCGTTAGCATCTTGAATGCCACTTAGTCTGTTTACTGCCTCTTCAATTTTGGCTTTGCAATGAGCACAAGACATATCTGGCACTCGATAAGTATTCGTAGTCATAATAATTTTCCTCCAAAAATCTAAATTTTATATACACATACATTTTACTTGTTTCACAGTGTGTTGCCGTTTTTCATTGATCATCGCTTCAAATTTATCTTGCAATGATTGTACCGTTTCTTTACTAGTGATCACTTCTTTGGTCCAAACAATTTTCATTACTGGCCACTTGGCATTTGTTACTTGCATGGCTTATTCTTCCCCAGCTTTGATCTCACTTTCAACAACCCACTGATGATTTTTTATCCAACGATCTTGATCAGATGAGTAATAATCAATCATATAAACCGGTTCTGTTGTCATGCGTTCGATTGTTCCGGTAGCACCTTGCATTCCTGGCATATGCTTTGCAAGAATGGTTACTTGCTCTCCAACCTCAACACTACCTTCATATTTTACTTCACCGTCTACAACCCATTTATGATCTGTAATTTGTTCATTTGTAGTTGTATCATTATAAGTAACAGAATACACCGTCGTATCATATACACCATCAACAATCGCCTTAGCATGATACATATCCGACATATGATCAGTTAATAATTCTATCCTAGCTCCTACAGGGTATTTTGCGTTTGTCGCTACCTTAATGCCTGGTGGTAGATGACCACTTTCATCGTGATGCATATGATCCATGTGATTCATATGATCTCCTCCGTTTACGTTTGTAATTTTTATTACACTCTTAATATACAGTTTACGTTTACATATGTCAACGAAAAACATAAACTTTTTTGAAATTTCCTTTAAGCAGCCGACAGTAGGTGCTATTTTATTGTCTATTCTGGATAAACTAATTTTTCTGGTCGTACTGCTTTATAAAGAGCAAAAGCGCCGTTTAGATTTTGCACATGAAATCCGTTTTGTTTAAGAATACGTTCGGCAAAATAACTGCGCAAACCGCTATGGCAACTAACAATATACAATTGTGAACAAAAACAAAATCGTGATAAACTAGATACTAGTAAATAAATGAACTGAAAAGAGGTCGAATGATGTTACGTAGTAAAGATGTGGCAGAAATGTTGGATATTTCAATTTCTACAATTCGTTATTATGAAAAAATAGGAATTATCCCTCCTATTGAAAGAAATGCAAACGGCTACCGGATTTATACCAATTCAACCCTAAATTGGATTTATTTGATGAAATCATTACGAAATGCTGGGCTTTCAATTGAGTCACTGCTGGAATTTTCTAGGCTATCACAAGTAAAAGGACCCGAACGGAAAAAACAAAAGCAAGTATTAGAAGACCAGTTATATGAAATCGAGGGAAAAATTGCAGAAATGCAGCGTGTGCGTAACCTACTTTCTTATAAAATCGAAACCTATGATGACCATATAGCGATGTTTCAATCGGGTGAATTGACTTCTGAAACCGCAGAAGAACTTTGGAAAATAAAATTTTAATAATTCCTCTCTCTTGCCATGGAGTGCACTTTATACTTTAGAATGAAAATAGATTTTACGAGGAGGAATAAACATGCAAAACGCACTTAAATTGAACAACGGCGTAGAAATACCTATTTTGGGATTTGGGACTTTTCAAATTACAGATCCTAAAGAAGCGGAAGAATCCGTAACAAATGCAATTAATGCTGGTTATCGTCATATTGATACAGCGCAATCGTATTTGAACGAAGAAGCAGTCGGAAAAGGAATTCAACGCGCTGACGTTGCAAGAGAAGAATTATTTGTTACGACAAAAATTTGGATTGAAAATACAACTTATGAAGGTGTATTAGCTTCTTTCCAACGTTCTCTTGATCGCTTGCAATTAGATTATGTTGATTTATTGTTATTGCATCAACCTTACAATGACGTGTACGGTGCCTATCGGGCAATGGAAGAACTACAAGAAGCTGGAAAAGTTAGAGCTATTGGGCTTTCAAACTTTGCGGTTGACCGTGCGGTTGATTTAACTCTATTTAATAAAACAGTGCCTCAAGTGGATCAAATTGAAGTAAACCCATTCCAACAACAAGCAGATACGATTCCTGCACTAAAAGAAGAAGGGATTCAACCAGAAGCTTGGGCGCCATTTGCAGAAGGGAAAAATGATTTGTTCCATAATTCTGTCTTAACTTCAATTGCGGATAAATACAATAAATCCGTTGGCCAAGTTGTTATTCGCTGGTTAGTAGAACAAGAAGTCGTTGTTTTGGCCAAAACAACAAAACCTGAACGTTTGCAAGAAAACCTTGATGTATTTGATTTCCAATTATCAGATGAAGACAAAAAACAAATTGCTACATTAAACATTGGAGAAAGCCAATTCTTCTCCCATAGTGATCCAGAACAAATTAAATCACTAGCATCAAGAAAATTAGATGTTTAAACAAAGGAAGATTGAACTTGAAGACTCTTTATTTAATGCGACATGGGCAAACACTTTTTAATCAATTGCACAAAATACAAGGTTGGTGTGATGCGCCTTTGACCGAAACAGGGTTTAAACAAGCGCAGATCGCTGCCGAGTATTTTAAACAAAACAACATTCAAATTGAGAGTGCTTATTGTTCAACTTCTGAACGAACCTCCGATACACTGGAACAAATTACGGATATCCCCTATACACGTTTGAAGGGATTAAAAGAATGGAATTTTGGTGTATTTGAAGGAGAACCTGAATTTTTAAATCCTTCTTTACCTTATGGCGACTTTTTTGTTCCCTATGGCGGAGAAAGTGAAATGGATTTGAAAAAAAGAGTAGCGGAAACTGTCATGGATTTTATGAAGAAAGAACCAAATGATACAGTTTTAGCAGTCTCTCATGGCGCGTCCTGTCGTCAATTCATGCGCTACTGGGCTCACACTAGTGAAGTTGAGCAAAAAAGCAAGTTAAGAGAGTGTTGTATTTTAAAATTTGAGTTTGAAAATAATCAGTTCAAATTAGTCGACATCATTAACCATGATTTTAGTTCGATTGGATAAAACGATGTAAAAACATAAATTTTGAGAGAGTGATCTGGTCAAGCCCGAAATCTTGTGTAAAAGTACAAATGCAATCTACACCCTAATTTTATGATTCTATTTTCTCTCGAAGCGTATTCTAGGTCTAAGCAGGGGACAGATTTGACAACGAATCTATTCAGGCATGGTGATCTTGGGCTGTTCCTTCGGTCTTCAACCTAAGAACAGGCGCCCATTTCGCTATTCGCGAATACCATGCCTTCATTCATTGTCCAATCGTAACTCGTTTTCTTCTAGGTTTCATCTTCTGAAGAAGTGTCCTCCTTTCCTAGCACAGGCCCTTTTAAAAACGCTCTGGGGGCTTTTTGCCATGCTTGATGAATATCCATTAAAACCGCACCAATTAAACGTTCGGCGGAATCAACGTTAGGGAAAATAGAGACTACCTTTTCTCGTCGTCGAACTTCCCGGTTTAAACGTTCCAAGGAATTCGTTGTTCGTAAGGAAACGTGATAATCTTCTGGTTCACTTAGATATTGTAAACCATCGTAAAAGCCTTGATCTAAAAGAGCTAATACTGTTTTATAACGCGTATCATCTTGCACGTGATCTTCGAACTTTTGACGGGCTTCTTTCGCTTCTTGTAAGGTATTGGCGCGGAAGATCTTTTTCAGATGATAGCGAGCTTCTTGATTGTTTTTCTTAGGCATCTGGTCGATCATATTTCGTAAGAAATGGACGGTACAACGTTGCCATGCAGTACCGGTAAAGATTTCCTGTATGGCTTTTTTTAGCCCCGCATGAGCATCGGAAATAATTAAGCGAGGTTGGGTCAAGCCCCGTTCACGCAAGTCTTGGAAAAACCTTTTCCAACTCGTGGTGGATTCTTCCTCGCTGACTTGAAATCCTAAAATTTCTCGTCGATTCTTTTGATTCACTCCTTGGGCGATATAAACCCCTTTACTGACCACTCGATGGTCTTCACGAACTTTGATATACATGGCATCGACATAAACATATCGAAAGGAACTGTAGGTTAAGGAACGATTTTTAAAGGCTTGAATTTCCGGATCGAGTCGTTTCATCGTGTTAGAAACAAACGACTTCGATACTGATTCGCCGCATAACTGTTCAACGATATGGGTTACTTTTTGCGTCGATACTCCCTGGACGACGGCTTCCATTAAGCTTAATACAAAAGCCTGGTCTTTTCGTTGGTATTGTTCAAAAATTTTCGTGGAAAACTCGCCCGAACGAGTACGTGGAATTTTCAAGCGGAGTTTTCCTACGGCTAAAGTGAAATCTCGTTCGTAATACCCATTCCGATAATCCAAACGATGATCATTGCGCTCATAATTTTTCGCTTGGATAAATTCATCCCTTTCGACTTCCATATAAGCGTTAAATACCGTCACAGCTAAAGACTTCATCATCATGTTCATATCGCTTTGCATAATAGCCTCTGTTAATTCTTCAAAATTTATATTAATATTAAGTTGGGTCATATCCATCTTCCTTTTCAATGTTTTTCTGGGTAAATTACATTGTACCAGAGATGGATATGATCTCTTTCTTTTTACACAATTATATGGAAACAACTAGTGAAACCTTATTTATTGTCAAACAATTTAAAGGAGTCATACAAAAGTGAAAATTGGTGCATCATATTTGAGCTAGTTTTAAAATAATAACATTATTGGTGGCACATCAAGCAATGTGGCCCCAATCCATAAAATATTGGTGGGATATCAGGCGATGTACCTCCGATTTATAAATTATTGGGGGGACATCAGGCAATGTGCTTCCAATTTGTAAATTATTGGGGTGACATCAGGCGATGTACCTCCGATTTATAAATTATTGGGGGGACATCAGGCAATGTGCCTCCAATTTATGAGTTATTGGGACGACATCAGGCGATGTACCTCCGATTTGTAAATTATTGGGGTGACATCAGGCGATGTGCCTCCAATTTATGAGTTATTGGGACGACATCAGGCGATGTGCCTCCAATTTATGAATTATTGGTGGCACATCGAAGAAGTTGCTTCCAATAAACATAAATATTGATGGGATATGTGACACAAAAAATTAATTTCACCAATGAGGAAAATTTTAGATATGGAATTACTTTTACAAAAACTAAAGGATATTTTCCATATGGACTTAGTTATGCTTGGTGGAGGCGGCGTTTTGAATTGGTCTTTCATTCAAGCGGGTCTTTGTGACGAAGTAAGCGTAGTTATCGCACCAGCAGCTGATGCTTCAGCTACTTCCCCTTCTTTATTTGATACCAAAGAAAACTTAACAGATGATACACCCGTATCTTTCACTTTGAAAAATGTAGAAACTAAAGAAGATAGTACTGTATGGTTAACCTATAGTGTAAATAACGCAGAAACTAAATAATAAATTTGAACCTCTCGTCACTTTGCGAGAGGTTCCATTTGTATCTAACTATTCTCATTACTTTTACTAACCAGCAAATCAGCGATAGTCGGATGAATGAGTTCAATCAAATCATTAACCGAAATGACCACACTTTTATCCAGTTCTCCTGCTGAAACAACAATTCTTTGGTAATTTTTTATCTCTTGGTCAAACATTATCGGGTATTCAGGATGATGTAAAAAAATCCCAATCGGAGTATTTGCGCCGTGTGGGTAACCGGTTGTTTCCAGTACATAATCCATCGGTGGCAAACCGATCTTTCTGTTTTTTGACACAGCAGCAGCTTTTTTATAATCCAAACGGGAGTCTAAAGGAACAAGTGCAATTGTCGGACCTGTTTTATTCCCTTTAAGTACCAACGTTTTAAAAATTGGCGTTTCATTTTTATCAATCTTTTCTGAGGAAAATTCATATGATTCATAAGGGATGTTTTTTTCTTCTAGAAAAAATTCTACTTCATTTTTGGACATTACCTTTCCTCTTTTCCAATAATTTATACATGTTCTGTCATTAAAAAACAAAGAAAGACAGCGTGATACTTTTCTAAGCCCCTATCTTTCTTCTACTTTAAATTTCATAAAATTAACGAACACACTATAAATATCATAAGAAATACGTGCAATGAAATCAAATATAGCGAATCGTTGCTAAGTAAGTATAAGATCTACTGAGGTTTCATAGCGGAAAAAGAAATGGGCGCTCTTTTCATTAAAATATTAAAAACAAAGACAATTTCTTATGGAACCGATCATAAAGAAAGGTCGCTTACGTTGTAGAAAAAATGTGTGAAATGCTGGCTGCCTTTAGCATTCCAAAGAAACAAATTTTGGCAAAGGTCGTATTTGCTGGAGTTATACCATGGCTTTCGTAAACGAGTGAGGTAAAACAGAGTTTATCTCACTAATTTGCTATTCCTATGGGATAACTGTTTTTTTATACCATCACTTTTACTTTCTTATGTGCTAAATTTAGCCAAAAGCTCTTTTTTCATCCCTTTTTCTTAAATCAAGAACATAACTTTGGCAAACTAGTGAGACTATTTGTAAGTTATACTACCAGTTTGCCATTCTTATGTGATTGTTTCCTTTTTATCCCATGGTTTTCTTCAACTAATGAGATAAGTTGTCGCTAGTTACTCTCCCTTATTCTAAATCTTCAGGTATATTCCAGTAGTCATCTTCGTTTTGTTCATCTAAAAACTCAGCAAATTCATCTGATTGATAAGCGTCAACTACAGCTTGGGCCCACTCTGAGTCTACATCTTCTTCGTCAACAGTTGCTATAATTTCAAATTCGTCTACAATCTCTTCATTTAAAAGACTTGAGGAAGTGTCCATACCAGCACTATAAACAATGGCTCCAGAAATGACACCATAGTCAATATCTTCTAAAGTTCTTGGTATTTGATAAGTATCCATTTCCACAATCTCTAAGTTATAAGGATTGTCAACGATGTCACTTGATGTCGCTTCAATAGGGTTCACGTCATCCTCTAAAGTGACCCACCCTGCTTGTTCTAATAAAAGTAATCCACGGGCAGTATTGGAAGCATCATCTGGAATCGCGACAGTGTCATTTTCTTCTACGTCATCTAGTGAGTCTTTTTCCCCACCGTAAATTCCCGTAGGAGCAGAAGGAATGGTTATTAATTTGGCTAAATTTGCGTCATTGTTTTCATTAAAGTCTTCTAAATAGGCTTCATGTTGGTCAACATTTAAATCTATTTCACCTTCGCTTAAGGCGATATCTGCTTGCAGTAAATCATCAAAATCCGTTTCTGTAACCGTATAACCTTCATCTTCTAAAATAGGCTCAATTCCTTCGCTAAATAAATCACTATACGGACTAGGAGCCATGCCTATATGAATCTCATTTGCGTCATCTTCTGTGTCTCCAATGCCACATCCTGCTATAAAAAGTAAAGTAACACTTAATAATCCAACAATACTACCAATTATCTTTGTTTTGCGCATTTTTCTTCCTCCTCTAAAAAAGCTTCTGATGTTTAGAATAGGTTCAGTGTAGGATTGTATAAACAAAAAGTATATGGTTTATATTGATGGAATACACAAAAAAATGATATATTATGCTCTTAATTTTTGTACAACTGAAATAGCTAATCAGAATTTTCCCAAACCATAACAAATTCCTTTTCTCCTGTATCTTCATCGATCGTTTCATCTTTGGTAACAAAACCCTCTCTCTGATAAAAACGGATCGCTCGTTGATTTTTCTGGTAAGCTTCCAAAGTTAACTTTGCCTTTCTTGCCTTGCAATAATCAAGTAGCTGCTTGCCAATTCCTCTTGATTGCTTTGTACTATCAATAAAAAAACCAGCAATATAATAGTCTATCAACCCAA contains:
- a CDS encoding zinc-binding alcohol dehydrogenase family protein — protein: MKAVGLYRYLPIDDPESLLDLTIPKPQATNKDLLVRVKAISVNPVDTKIRGPKDKVEEQPKILGWDAAGIVEEVGENCTLFQPGDEVFYAGAANRQGANSEFHLVDERIVGKKPSTLDFAATASLPLTSLTAYEALFEHLGLTQNKSENVGKKLLIVNGAGGVGSVAIQLAKSIDLTVVATASRPETRDWVKKQGADFVIDHHQDFAPQLQKINMTEVDYILCLHSTELHWSAMADVIAPLGKICSIVETEKPVELGLLKDKSATFTWEFMFTKSNYQTNLITQHNFLNDIARMIDAKEIHATINQNYGPINAENLKKAHKQLESDTTIGKIVLENFA
- the nth gene encoding endonuclease III, producing MSGEILLNVKELTEAVQAIIKLYPKKGTELNYETNFQLLCAVILSAQTTDISVNKATPKLFENFPTPEKMADASLEEIQKNIRSIGLSNNKAKFLKNMSNALLEKFEGQVPANREDLISLPGVGRKTANVVLTNGFNIPAFAVDTHVNRVTKKLHFVFPDASVEEIEKIISEKLPEEMWYPAHHSILLFGRYQCIARKHDHNECLKRIKEKMPKNEIAETAFEKMSMGETDRSTTSI
- a CDS encoding heavy metal translocating P-type ATPase produces the protein MKNLLKDTYNIEGMTCASCVQAVEKSVGKLSGVDDVAVNLATEKMDVSYDSTVVAGKDIEDAVSNAGYKALKNIATQSFEIEGMTCASCVQAIEKSVGKVAGVDDVAVNLATEKMNVSYDEDVITAGDIVKAVQDAGYQAAVETTNTNVTDDTDKKQKHMKDLWIRFVGSAIFTVPLLYIAMGPMLPFGGLPLPEFLDPMQHTITFAATQLALTLPVIYLGRSFYTVGFKSLFKGHPNMDSLIAIGTTAALLQGIVMTALLAIGRVEVHHGHPDLYFESAAVILTLITLGKYLEAVSKGKTSDAIKKLMGLAPKTARVIRNEEEKEISIDEVMTDDIVVVRPGDKIPVDGVLVEGSSAVDESMITGESIPIEKNMGDNVVGASINKNGSFRFKATKVGKDTTLSQIIKLVEDAQGSKAPIAKLADKVSGVFVPIVIGLAVLSGLAWFFLGQESWVFALTITISVLVIACPCALGLATPTAIMVGTGKGAENGVLIKSGDALEEAQKVQTIVFDKTGTITEGKPIVTDIINYNGYQKEEVLALAAASETGSEHPLGEAIVESAKESKLKLQAVKDFQSIPGHGIQVMVDNQTILLGNKKLMTENEIAMLDAQEVSDRLAGEGKTPMFIAADSQLIGIVAVADTIKENSIAAIDKLHSMGLQVAMITGDNKRTAEAIAKQVGIDRVFSEVLPEDKANEVQNLQNEGLHVAMVGDGINDAPALAQSNVGVAIGSGTDVAIESADIVLMRSDLMDVPTAVELSRATIKNIKQNLFWAFAYNTIGIPVAMGVLLLFGGPLLNPMFAGAAMSLSSVSVLLNALRLKGFKPAKTKETKTQTREMKKAVA
- a CDS encoding heavy-metal-associated domain-containing protein; amino-acid sequence: MTTNTYRVPDMSCAHCKAKIEEAVNRLSGIQDANANVDTKRLTITFDENAVQSENIEDAVSEAGYTAEKE
- a CDS encoding DUF1541 domain-containing protein; this encodes MNHMDHMHHDESGHLPPGIKVATNAKYPVGARIELLTDHMSDMYHAKAIVDGVYDTTVYSVTYNDTTTNEQITDHKWVVDGEVKYEGSVEVGEQVTILAKHMPGMQGATGTIERMTTEPVYMIDYYSSDQDRWIKNHQWVVESEIKAGEE
- a CDS encoding MerR family transcriptional regulator; this translates as MLRSKDVAEMLDISISTIRYYEKIGIIPPIERNANGYRIYTNSTLNWIYLMKSLRNAGLSIESLLEFSRLSQVKGPERKKQKQVLEDQLYEIEGKIAEMQRVRNLLSYKIETYDDHIAMFQSGELTSETAEELWKIKF
- a CDS encoding aldo/keto reductase, coding for MQNALKLNNGVEIPILGFGTFQITDPKEAEESVTNAINAGYRHIDTAQSYLNEEAVGKGIQRADVAREELFVTTKIWIENTTYEGVLASFQRSLDRLQLDYVDLLLLHQPYNDVYGAYRAMEELQEAGKVRAIGLSNFAVDRAVDLTLFNKTVPQVDQIEVNPFQQQADTIPALKEEGIQPEAWAPFAEGKNDLFHNSVLTSIADKYNKSVGQVVIRWLVEQEVVVLAKTTKPERLQENLDVFDFQLSDEDKKQIATLNIGESQFFSHSDPEQIKSLASRKLDV
- a CDS encoding histidine phosphatase family protein, whose amino-acid sequence is MRHGQTLFNQLHKIQGWCDAPLTETGFKQAQIAAEYFKQNNIQIESAYCSTSERTSDTLEQITDIPYTRLKGLKEWNFGVFEGEPEFLNPSLPYGDFFVPYGGESEMDLKKRVAETVMDFMKKEPNDTVLAVSHGASCRQFMRYWAHTSEVEQKSKLRECCILKFEFENNQFKLVDIINHDFSSIG